A genomic stretch from Mycobacterium malmoense includes:
- a CDS encoding AAA family ATPase, producing the protein MNPPSVDETHASAGRVGRRILTADADTVGTGTGMEEARGGTALAAECREVLDWARARVDELVGVVEAKEQFAVWCTALELDQCRVEYGGVVRSCAENHMVFLGAPGTAKTAFARVVGEVLFGVGTLTRPQVIVVSAGDIVGGDLWRSAARMRDVCEDARGGVLLIDEAYRLVPEIDGGSWGVEAITTLRACMAAYRNGLVVILAGYPRPMRDFLAAHAGLAARFPVTVTFASYTPQEVVALGRQLAGREHLVVEDSAWDLLGAEAIRLRSIPHGPGTLLDVAGNARYVGEVIAVCRRARTRRLRRLAPSPRDLEQLVCTDPCVLNVSAVDMGRAITAARPAVAP; encoded by the coding sequence GTGAACCCGCCCAGCGTAGATGAGACCCACGCCAGCGCTGGGCGGGTTGGTCGCCGGATCCTCACCGCCGACGCTGACACGGTCGGCACTGGTACCGGCATGGAGGAGGCACGCGGGGGTACCGCTCTGGCTGCCGAGTGTCGGGAGGTTCTTGATTGGGCGCGGGCGCGTGTCGATGAGTTGGTCGGTGTGGTCGAGGCGAAAGAACAGTTCGCGGTGTGGTGCACCGCGCTTGAGCTCGACCAGTGTCGTGTCGAGTATGGCGGTGTGGTGAGGTCGTGTGCGGAAAACCATATGGTGTTTCTGGGTGCACCGGGCACGGCGAAAACGGCGTTCGCCCGGGTGGTGGGTGAGGTGTTGTTTGGGGTGGGCACGCTCACACGCCCGCAGGTCATCGTGGTCAGCGCAGGTGACATCGTCGGGGGTGACCTTTGGCGCAGCGCGGCCAGGATGAGGGATGTGTGCGAGGATGCGCGCGGTGGGGTGTTGTTGATCGACGAGGCTTATCGGCTGGTGCCCGAAATCGACGGCGGCTCTTGGGGTGTGGAGGCGATCACCACGCTGCGGGCGTGCATGGCGGCATACCGTAACGGGCTTGTGGTCATCCTGGCCGGCTACCCCCGTCCGATGCGCGACTTCTTGGCGGCTCACGCTGGGTTGGCCGCTCGATTTCCCGTCACCGTGACCTTCGCCAGCTATACCCCGCAGGAAGTCGTCGCCCTTGGGCGCCAGCTCGCCGGCAGAGAGCATTTGGTCGTGGAGGACAGTGCGTGGGATCTGCTGGGTGCCGAAGCAATTCGGTTGCGGTCGATCCCGCATGGCCCTGGGACGCTGCTGGATGTGGCCGGCAACGCCCGTTATGTCGGTGAGGTGATCGCGGTGTGTCGGCGTGCGCGGACCCGTCGATTGCGCAGGCTGGCGCCCAGCCCCCGCGATCTCGAGCAACTTGTGTGCACCGATCCGTGCGTGCTTAACGTCAGCGCCGTGGACATGGGACGCGCGATCACCGCAGCGCGCCCTGCCGTAGCACCCTAA